The sequence agttacgtggacgttgggttttgggatcaagcccagaacaacctgtccgatgcaaccatcccttacacgagacacactgaacagagtatgaccgtcctaaaaagattcttttccggcagatgcagcaaaaccatttcccaggaccggggtcaggagacggacccggattggatttgtgggagggacgcaacaaattaaatggggtcacactgaaatgacagtccttggtcgggagaaATCCCgattcgctccggtacatagaaccgactgccttgggaagcgtaccaTGTCATACACATATCTACCAGGCGAGGGCCTGTTGATCCCAAGCTCCTCTatgaactagggggtggggtgcggtatggcctagaaggtttaatgtaggaTTGTTAATCGgccacgagatggtcgggctagtaacttaatggtgcatTGTTAAAGCGTTGCCGAGATAGTATTATATTCCACCCAGTAATCGATATGTACCTGCAAAAAATGTGCGACCCGTTCTTTTCATTTAGTCGAAAGCAGTCTGAGGGACAACCCTTGTGTATGATGACTCAGACGCTGGTGTTGTTGCTTCAAAAATACTTTTCTTGGGTTTGGGGGGTTTGTCGATTTGACAGTACTTTAATGGATATGAATGTATCTCATACACCAACAGCGACACCATACTTTAGTTCTTTGAATACCCGTGCAATTTGAACAGGGCAGAGTACTGTAACGACAACAGAAGATTATACAGTGGGCTGGGGTGCATCATATTGGCGTATTCAGCTGCAAGTAAAGATACAGCTGGTGCTGCTATATACACAATTTCCGTACCAAATATTTAAATGCCTATGGCAATTttgtattcatatgtatgtattttcattggAAGAAGCAGTTGCGAagaattggtattgaaaatttgaatttattttacaaaatttcaatttATCACAATCGTAAAATTTAATATAAGCGTATGTTCTCAACTGCTTTGTTTAGCTATCGCTATGTACAAACAGGTTTTGGGCGTAAACATTTGCAGTAACTCAGTCCTGTAAGTAAGTATTCTTCAAAATCCTCAGACGGTTCCAAAGCTGTTTTATATTCCTCTAGAACCATTAAATCGAGTGGATCCAATTGATGGCTTAAATATTTTAACTTTAAACTCAAAGCgtgtaaatatttaaacaaatcatcTATGAGTTCAACGAAAAATGATATTGGCTTGTGGAATGTATCTCCGACTATTAGTGGGGTTTCCACCGCAAGATCAAGGTAATCGAATAAATTTCTGAAAATACAGCATTCACTTTGAAGTTTTCGTAAGGAATCTGAAATTCGACAACTAAGAAATGCAAAATCTGTAATTGATTTAGTATACTACAGAACGTGATATACATACTTAGAAGCTCGCAATAGTCGCAGTTTTTCTGAGTATTCTCTTAGCAGCACATCTTCAGTCGGACCAGAATACACTTCGGGATGTTTACAGCAACCATTGGTACTAATTAATATAACATATCTTTGAGAAAGTACCCACAAACGATTTATTAAATCTTTCTGTGAAATCATTTCACGACTGGTAAACTCAAAATGTTCACGGAACATGGCCTCCAATTTCAATAGCTGCCGCAGAATTTCATCTTCCTTTTGATGGTGCATGCCGATGTGCGCGGAATTTTCGTTATCCATAATTGCGATCAAAAACCCAAATCAGAACTAATAGAATAAATACTGATTGCATCAAAATATATATGCACAAATTGTTGTTTATTTTTGGATAGTCAATGGTTTGAGGTTATGGTTCTTACGAGATGTAACGTCAATAGATCTGTGCGGTTACTGAATGAAATAAATTATCGATTGTTTCTTCCTCTGAATGGCGCTTTTATAATTTGGTTATGCAAATTTCCGTAGTTTTTTATTGAcaattgtattaaaatatatattttaaatatatatatgcatacatttttttccaaaattctaATTGCATTTATAACTAAAGCCAGCCATGCATTCCGGATTTTTTGTTCGCAGGCAAGTACATTTCTCTTTGCCGATATTCATAAACTCATCATATTTCTTAGTGGGCTCTAATAAGCCTTTATAGTCCTCAATTGCATTTGTGTCTCCTATATCAAGTAATTGCGCCcaaatttttaatttgcatagAACATCATTGAAATATTCAAAAGTATCATCAATTAATTTGCGATAATAAGATAACGGTTTCATTCTgtaggttccttttacaaatgAGCTATCGACTGTCATATCCATTTGATCGCATAATCCATTCAATTTCTTTATGGAAAATCTTAACGCTTCCAATGACGAAATTAAACGACAACTGAAAAGTGAGCTTAGTTATATATATAGTTtcgtgtaaaattaaaaaaaatatatataatacttgGAGTAATTTATCGATTTCATCTTTTTTTGAAATTTGCAACCAATATCCATTTGCGCCGGATTTGACACAATGTCAGGATATGGTTTGATGCAGCCATAAAATCTgtaaatgatttaaaaatatatgttttgtACAACTTTTTCGTAGAAAGCTTAATTTCGAAAAAGAGTTATGGGCAAATTAATGGTGaattaagggctaattaaacttctttaaccctaacgccatagtcgtaaccatatccataaccatctccaatgtgatcgattaatggtgccttgaCCTAAACGTGAAAATGTCATAAAAAtggagaaaacgcaaaaaattacaaacatattccacaaaacataagtctcttagtcaaaacgtatccaaaacaataaataaaatatacaaaaagttaataaattcaccaaataaaatatttttaggtaATGGATATGAcgtaaaaacaaaaaccaattggttaagggcgaattaatggtgacttataaacatataaccataaccagataaagcagctgatcgaacctaacttatggaaatcaatgtaatcgattaatggtgccataccataacgctaacgccacaaccataccatagccaaccaattggtttttggttcctcgccatatccataacttaaaaatatttgagttggtgaattttataactttttgtagattttgttcattgttttggatacgttatgactaagagattaattttttgtggaatatgtttgtaattttttgcgttttcttcatttttatgaatttttcacgatttttagggtaaggcaccaataatcgatcacattgagatggttatggatatgggtatggttaccaCTATGGCGTtatggttaaggaagtttaatttggcttttagctatggtatggttatggcgtaaTACCTATATgatactactttattttcgtgtattttttttttgaattttatcttcaattttttgtcgcactccctcctaatacggcttcagtactggtgtaagtgtgtaaactatatttcaaaaaaaaaacaaaatacaaggaaaatatgaTCTAGTTCAttgaaaacaaacgagccagtttttATTTCGATagctttttttgacattcggccgttttttctttatttttttctgacacatgaagaTTTTGGGTCATATTCatagttgttgttcttgttgtagcaatgcttcgccccacctaacagccgcgaccgatcacaaattgtcatcaatatcctctaacgggaatccaaggaaacttgctgtttcaacaggtgtggaccataaggaaatgtG is a genomic window of Eurosta solidaginis isolate ZX-2024a chromosome 4, ASM4086904v1, whole genome shotgun sequence containing:
- the LOC137250618 gene encoding uncharacterized protein; its protein translation is MDNENSAHIGMHHQKEDEILRQLLKLEAMFREHFEFTSREMISQKDLINRLWVLSQRYVILISTNGCCKHPEVYSGPTEDVLLREYSEKLRLLRASNCRISDSLRKLQSECCIFRNLFDYLDLAVETPLIVGDTFHKPISFFVELIDDLFKYLHALSLKLKYLSHQLDPLDLMVLEEYKTALEPSEDFEEYLLTGLSYCKCLRPKPVCT
- the LOC137250615 gene encoding uncharacterized protein isoform X2, producing the protein MACNERRKSKNKSIECDKLDCWCFPDPYAKKKVKIINKKYCWLYPQRETKKLNQIVPSFDHCDTLYTKCDYILENHVSKQIILIEGLIRKYILRLTHEMSLQRKCASEMWKLSYKFLLLTQFYGCIKPYPDIVSNPAQMDIGCKFQKKMKSINYSNCRLISSLEALRFSIKKLNGLCDQMDMTVDSSFVKGTYRMKPLSYYRKLIDDTFEYFNDVLCKLKIWAQLLDIGDTNAIEDYKGLLEPTKKYDEFMNIGKEKCTCLRTKNPECMAGFSYKCN
- the LOC137250615 gene encoding uncharacterized protein isoform X1 is translated as MACNERRKSKNKSIECDKLDCWCFPDPYAKKKVKIINKKYCWLYPQRETKKLNQIVPSFDHCDTLYTKCDYILENHVSKQIILIEGLIRKYILRLTHEMSLQRKCASEMWKLSYKFLLLTQFYGCIKPYPDIVSNPAQMDIGCKFQKKMKSINYSNSLFSCRLISSLEALRFSIKKLNGLCDQMDMTVDSSFVKGTYRMKPLSYYRKLIDDTFEYFNDVLCKLKIWAQLLDIGDTNAIEDYKGLLEPTKKYDEFMNIGKEKCTCLRTKNPECMAGFSYKCN